A portion of the Lolium rigidum isolate FL_2022 chromosome 1, APGP_CSIRO_Lrig_0.1, whole genome shotgun sequence genome contains these proteins:
- the LOC124684215 gene encoding calcium-binding protein KIC-like: protein MASHQQQSQSVGFEDYLPVMVERLGEEGLMQELSSGFRLLQDPALGLITFASLRRNAPLLGLGGMSDDDLRGMLAEGDLDGDGALSEMEFCVLMVRLSPELMDEPRRWLDDAVAQASQFLFTS from the coding sequence ATGGCATCGCACCAGCAGCAATCGCAATCCGTGGGGTTCGAGGACTACCTTCCGGTGATGGTGGAACGGCTGGGCGAGGAGGGCCTGATGCAAGAGCTGTCCTCCGGGTTCCGGCTGCTGCAGGACCCCGCCCTGGGCCTTATCACCTTCGCCAGCCTCCGCCGCAACGCACCACTGCTGGGCCTCGGCGGCATGTCCGACGACGACCTCCGTGGGATGCTCGCCGAGGGCGACTTGGACGGCGACGGCGCCCTGAGCGAGATGGAGTTCTGTGTTCTGATGGTCAGGCTCAGCCCCGAGCTCATGGACGAGCCCCGGCGTTGGCTCGACGACGCCGTGGCCCAAGCTTCCCAGTTCCTCTTCACCAGCTAG